Proteins from a genomic interval of Paenibacillus sp. RC334:
- a CDS encoding extracellular matrix regulator RemB encodes MYIHLGGEKIIRSSELVAIFDISIEKSSKISKQYVNHAQQQKHVEMIGEEEAKSIVVTQNTVYYSPISSTTLKKRANQFVANA; translated from the coding sequence ATGTATATTCATCTGGGTGGAGAAAAAATCATCCGCTCGTCAGAGCTTGTGGCTATTTTCGATATCTCGATTGAAAAATCCTCTAAAATCTCCAAGCAGTACGTGAACCACGCCCAACAGCAAAAGCATGTCGAGATGATTGGTGAAGAGGAAGCCAAGTCCATCGTGGTGACTCAAAATACGGTGTATTATTCCCCCATCTCCTCAACAACTCTCAAAAAGCGGGCAAACCAGTTTGTTGCCAATGCTTAA
- the yaaA gene encoding S4 domain-containing protein YaaA, giving the protein MKRISIQTEYIKLDQFLKLADCVSTGGMAKALLQEGQVRVNGEPEERRGRKLYPGDTVEVEDNGSFEITAGA; this is encoded by the coding sequence TTGAAACGGATATCTATACAGACCGAATACATCAAGCTCGATCAATTTTTAAAATTAGCCGATTGTGTTTCTACAGGGGGAATGGCCAAAGCTCTGTTGCAGGAGGGGCAAGTTCGTGTCAACGGTGAGCCGGAAGAACGACGCGGAAGAAAACTGTACCCGGGCGATACCGTAGAAGTAGAGGACAACGGAAGTTTCGAGATCACGGCAGGAGCATGA
- the tmk gene encoding dTMP kinase — protein MNRKGIFITLEGGDGSGKTTMIQRLAKFMEEEGYPVITTREPGGIEISEKIRSIILDPAHTSMDARTEALLYAAARRQHLVEKVKPAIEKGAIVLCDRFVDSSLVYQGFARGIGMEEVASINRFAVDDWEPDATFYLDIEPELGLARIHASRGEGMDRLDMESISFHHKVREAYLELARKFPERITIVDASPATEQVEQVLKDLLKKRFIQNFSM, from the coding sequence ATGAATCGCAAAGGAATTTTTATTACGCTGGAGGGGGGAGACGGCTCCGGTAAAACAACGATGATCCAACGGCTGGCCAAGTTTATGGAGGAAGAAGGCTATCCAGTTATTACGACGAGAGAACCGGGTGGTATCGAAATTTCGGAAAAGATCCGCTCTATCATTTTGGACCCTGCCCATACAAGTATGGATGCCCGGACAGAAGCGCTTCTATATGCGGCAGCCCGGCGTCAGCATCTGGTTGAGAAGGTAAAGCCAGCTATTGAAAAGGGAGCTATCGTATTATGTGATCGTTTTGTGGATAGCAGCTTGGTCTATCAAGGGTTTGCGAGAGGGATCGGGATGGAGGAAGTGGCTTCGATTAATCGTTTTGCGGTGGATGATTGGGAGCCGGATGCTACATTTTATCTGGATATCGAACCTGAATTGGGATTGGCCAGAATTCATGCGTCCCGTGGAGAGGGAATGGATCGCCTCGATATGGAGAGTATATCTTTTCACCATAAAGTACGAGAGGCGTACCTGGAGCTGGCCCGCAAATTTCCGGAGCGAATTACGATTGTGGATGCATCTCCCGCAACGGAGCAGGTAGAGCAAGTATTGAAGGATTTGCTGAAAAAGCGATTTATTCAAAACTTTAGCATGTAA
- the gyrA gene encoding DNA gyrase subunit A, with protein sequence MADQKNSQIINRDIGVEMRESFMDYAMSIIVSRALPDVRDGLKPVHRRILFAMSELGMSPDKPYKKSARIVGEVIGKYHPHGDTAVYDTMVRMAQDFSLRYMLVDGHGNFGSVDGDMAAAMRYTEARLSKIAMEMLRDLNKETVDFMPNYDGEENEPVVLPARYPNLLVNGVGGIAVGMATNIPPHNLGEVIDGVQALIENPDITPMELMDYIQGPDFPTAGYILGRSGIRQAYQTGRGSVTMRAKTTIEEIGNKARIIVHELPYQVNKARLVEKIAELVRDKRIEGITDLRDESDRTGMRVVMELRRDVNPNVVLNNLFKHTAMQSTFGINMLAIVNNEPKILNLKDVLYHYLKHQVEVIRRRTEFDLKKAEARAHILEGLRTALDHLDEVIALIRSSQTAEAAREGLIERFSLSLEQAQAILDMRLQRLTGLEREKIENEYNELLQKIAEYREILANEHLVLNIISEELNELRGRFADERRTEITVGEESILDEDLIPREDVIITVTHTGYIKRLPVTTYRSQKRGGRGVVGMDTKDEDFVEHLFITNSHHHLLFFTDKGKVYRIKAYEIPDLSRTARGTPIINLIQIEQGESINAVIPIEEFVEDSYLFFATQQGIIKKTPLDNYANIRKGGLIAINLREDDALIEVKLTDGQQEMIIGTAQGMSIRFPESDVRSMGRSATGVKGITLDKSDAVIGMDIVDTSLDILIVTAKGYGKRTPVLDYRIQGRGGKGIKTINVTDKNGPVVGLKVVKTEEDLMIITASGTLIRTSMEEISTMGRNTQGVRLINIREDDSVATVCRANKNEEQDELLDELLEEQDTNLEVGEGASPSPDDSALSTDVEGTQGNDSEPSEDE encoded by the coding sequence ATGGCGGATCAAAAAAACTCGCAAATCATCAACAGGGATATCGGAGTGGAAATGCGCGAATCCTTTATGGATTATGCCATGAGTATTATTGTTAGCCGTGCCTTGCCTGATGTGCGGGACGGACTGAAGCCGGTACACCGCCGTATTTTGTTTGCGATGTCCGAGCTAGGCATGTCGCCAGACAAGCCATACAAAAAATCGGCAAGAATCGTCGGTGAAGTTATTGGTAAATATCATCCTCATGGTGATACGGCTGTATACGATACGATGGTTCGGATGGCGCAGGATTTTTCTTTGCGTTATATGCTGGTGGACGGACACGGTAATTTTGGCTCCGTTGATGGAGATATGGCGGCTGCGATGCGTTACACGGAAGCGCGATTGTCGAAGATCGCGATGGAAATGCTGCGTGATCTGAACAAAGAGACCGTTGATTTTATGCCGAACTACGATGGTGAGGAGAACGAGCCAGTCGTGTTGCCTGCACGTTATCCTAACTTGCTAGTGAACGGCGTCGGCGGGATTGCGGTCGGAATGGCTACTAATATTCCTCCGCATAACTTGGGAGAGGTTATTGACGGTGTACAAGCACTGATTGAGAACCCTGACATTACACCGATGGAACTGATGGATTATATTCAAGGGCCGGATTTCCCGACAGCAGGTTATATTTTGGGACGCTCGGGCATTCGTCAGGCATACCAGACTGGCCGCGGATCTGTAACTATGCGTGCGAAGACCACCATAGAAGAGATTGGCAATAAAGCACGGATTATCGTGCATGAGCTGCCTTACCAAGTAAATAAGGCTCGTCTGGTCGAAAAAATTGCTGAATTAGTACGTGATAAACGTATTGAGGGCATCACCGATCTGCGGGATGAATCGGACCGTACAGGCATGCGTGTCGTTATGGAGTTGCGCAGGGATGTGAACCCGAACGTTGTTCTGAACAATTTGTTTAAGCATACGGCAATGCAGTCCACTTTCGGTATCAATATGCTTGCAATTGTAAATAACGAGCCGAAGATTCTGAACCTGAAAGATGTCTTGTATCATTACCTCAAGCATCAGGTTGAAGTCATTCGTCGTCGTACAGAATTTGATCTGAAAAAAGCCGAGGCCAGGGCACACATTCTGGAAGGTTTGCGCACTGCCCTTGACCATCTGGACGAGGTCATTGCATTGATTCGTTCCTCACAGACCGCAGAAGCAGCGCGTGAAGGACTGATTGAACGCTTCTCGCTGTCTCTTGAGCAGGCTCAGGCCATTCTGGATATGCGTCTGCAACGTCTGACTGGCTTGGAACGTGAGAAGATCGAGAACGAATACAATGAGTTGTTGCAAAAGATTGCGGAATACCGCGAAATTTTGGCCAACGAGCATCTGGTGCTTAACATCATCAGCGAAGAGCTTAATGAGCTAAGAGGGCGTTTCGCAGATGAACGTCGTACTGAAATTACAGTGGGTGAAGAGAGTATTCTGGATGAGGATCTTATTCCCCGTGAGGATGTTATCATTACTGTAACCCATACCGGATATATTAAGCGTCTTCCCGTGACTACTTATCGTAGTCAAAAACGCGGCGGTCGTGGTGTAGTGGGGATGGATACCAAGGATGAGGATTTCGTAGAGCATCTGTTCATTACGAATTCACATCATCATTTGTTATTCTTCACCGACAAGGGTAAAGTATATCGGATTAAGGCCTATGAGATTCCTGATCTGAGCCGGACAGCCCGGGGGACACCGATCATTAACCTGATTCAGATTGAGCAGGGCGAGTCGATCAATGCGGTTATTCCAATTGAGGAATTTGTAGAGGACAGCTATCTGTTCTTTGCTACTCAGCAAGGGATTATCAAGAAGACACCGCTCGATAACTACGCTAATATCCGTAAGGGTGGCTTGATTGCCATCAACCTGCGTGAGGATGATGCCCTGATCGAAGTGAAGCTGACCGATGGACAGCAGGAAATGATCATTGGTACGGCGCAGGGCATGTCTATCCGCTTCCCTGAGAGTGATGTACGTTCCATGGGTCGTAGTGCCACTGGGGTTAAAGGTATTACTCTCGATAAGAGTGACGCTGTAATAGGCATGGATATTGTTGATACCAGCCTGGATATCCTGATCGTAACAGCCAAAGGATATGGCAAACGTACTCCTGTACTGGATTACCGTATCCAAGGCCGTGGAGGTAAGGGGATCAAGACGATTAATGTCACGGATAAAAATGGTCCAGTTGTTGGCCTCAAGGTTGTAAAAACCGAAGAGGATCTGATGATCATTACAGCCAGTGGAACCTTGATTCGGACCAGCATGGAGGAAATTTCGACGATGGGTCGGAATACACAAGGGGTAAGGCTGATCAACATCCGCGAAGATGATTCGGTTGCTACCGTTTGTCGTGCGAACAAGAATGAGGAGCAGGATGAATTGCTCGATGAATTGCTCGAGGAGCAGGATACTAACCTAGAAGTTGGTGAGGGTGCATCTCCATCACCAGATGATTCAGCACTTAGTACGGATGTAGAAGGTACACAAGGTAACGATTCGGAGCCTTCTGAGGACGAGTAA
- a CDS encoding YheC/YheD family protein, with protein sequence MSIQRVSSKWTKTNVILPNPSLSTYVPETRLYAMEHLNEMLAVYGTVYIKPDNGTYGKGVMRAERLTEPLPPTEEGIIGERTWYILRYEVETHTFENPEDLHKAVSHRIRKRPYLIQRGIPLLHHDACPFDLRVLTQMNLRKQWETTLIIGRVAAPDKVVTNHHSGGTVRFFNELVAPYLDVKEAVRLEQKLSKMGERVAWQLQKRYPRLREIGLDIGLDQQIYPWILEVNTRPAIKVFSSLPNKSLYHKIFRYAVGYGRYTASTGKPARTKKKA encoded by the coding sequence TTGTCTATTCAACGAGTATCCAGTAAGTGGACCAAAACAAATGTCATCCTCCCCAATCCGTCGTTGTCCACTTATGTACCAGAAACACGTTTGTATGCAATGGAACACTTGAATGAAATGTTGGCAGTGTACGGAACCGTCTATATTAAGCCGGATAACGGTACTTATGGGAAAGGGGTTATGCGCGCAGAAAGACTCACTGAACCGCTTCCGCCGACTGAAGAGGGAATTATCGGGGAAAGAACGTGGTACATCCTTCGTTATGAGGTAGAGACCCACACCTTCGAAAATCCGGAAGACCTGCATAAAGCAGTTTCTCATCGCATACGGAAGCGCCCTTATCTAATTCAACGAGGAATCCCCCTTCTTCATCATGATGCGTGTCCCTTTGATCTACGGGTATTAACACAGATGAACTTGAGAAAGCAATGGGAGACAACGCTCATCATAGGACGTGTAGCTGCTCCTGACAAAGTCGTCACCAATCACCACAGCGGGGGCACAGTGCGCTTTTTCAATGAACTAGTAGCCCCATATCTGGATGTAAAGGAAGCGGTACGACTGGAGCAAAAACTATCGAAAATGGGCGAACGGGTAGCTTGGCAGCTACAAAAAAGATATCCTCGTTTGAGGGAAATTGGATTGGATATAGGACTGGATCAGCAAATCTATCCGTGGATTTTGGAAGTGAATACGAGACCAGCCATTAAAGTGTTCTCTTCCCTGCCCAACAAAAGCCTATATCATAAAATATTCAGGTATGCTGTAGGCTACGGCCGTTATACAGCATCCACGGGTAAACCTGCACGCACTAAGAAAAAGGCGTAA
- a CDS encoding sigma factor G inhibitor Gin: MHDQGGHRCIICGQHKHEGIYIVSEFICDACEAEMVRTDATDAKYHFFIDQLKQIWVQKNA; encoded by the coding sequence ATGCATGATCAAGGCGGCCACCGCTGCATTATATGCGGACAACACAAGCATGAAGGCATCTATATCGTTTCCGAGTTTATCTGCGATGCGTGTGAAGCTGAAATGGTACGCACGGATGCGACAGACGCCAAATATCATTTTTTTATTGATCAACTAAAGCAAATTTGGGTACAGAAAAATGCATAA
- a CDS encoding amino acid decarboxylase, producing MMGKKASHAPLMEALLRYRAQSNASYHVPGHKNGQVYENEDIASLLKEVMSIDATEITGLDDLHHPEDVIREGQELAAMCFGAEESFWLIGGSTVGNLAMILTVCTEPGDLLLVQRNVHKSVLNGLMLSGAAAVFLEPEIDTTSGLAVAPSPDTIQTALKAYPSAKGVLLTMPNYYGMGHDLTATAKACHAAHVPLLVDEAHGAHYGLHPRLPASALSCGADVVVQSTHKMLPAMTMGAMLHVQGGRINRELLRQRLAMVQSSSPSYPLMASLDLARRHIAVHGANAFTEGLAAADTFRKALKQLPRFRLVEPIQQAPQGNEAQGGITERLERDGENAGGYSTHDPFKMVLYDAFGVLDGFGLKHGLEAYGCIPEMSDEKHVVLLFTLGSTIKDANHLLQALVHINDDIRFKETAGGPGSMQKEQRGPDLDFSTWNNDGAMVYSSPVQFGLQPVKPDQMEVVAVEDSAGRVAAEMIIPYPPGIPLLYAGETITESIAKRMRRLRELGAKWQGAADDRLFTIRVFRLK from the coding sequence ATGATGGGGAAAAAGGCTTCACACGCACCATTAATGGAAGCTCTATTACGTTACCGGGCTCAAAGCAATGCTTCTTATCATGTGCCTGGCCACAAAAATGGACAAGTATATGAAAATGAAGATATTGCATCTCTCTTGAAAGAAGTAATGTCTATTGATGCGACCGAAATTACCGGACTGGACGATTTGCATCACCCTGAGGATGTGATCCGTGAGGGTCAGGAGCTGGCGGCGATGTGCTTTGGTGCAGAGGAAAGCTTTTGGCTGATTGGAGGAAGTACAGTCGGTAATTTGGCAATGATTTTGACCGTGTGTACGGAACCAGGGGATTTACTGCTAGTACAGAGAAATGTACACAAGTCAGTCCTGAATGGTCTTATGCTGTCCGGGGCAGCTGCGGTGTTCTTGGAGCCGGAAATAGATACGACCAGCGGGCTTGCGGTAGCTCCGTCGCCGGATACGATACAGACCGCATTAAAAGCCTATCCTTCCGCCAAAGGCGTACTGCTTACGATGCCTAACTACTACGGGATGGGACATGACCTGACAGCGACGGCCAAGGCTTGTCATGCGGCCCATGTGCCTCTGTTGGTGGATGAGGCGCATGGTGCCCATTACGGGCTTCATCCCCGTTTGCCGGCTTCTGCTTTGTCCTGTGGGGCTGATGTGGTCGTCCAGTCAACACATAAGATGCTACCAGCCATGACTATGGGGGCCATGCTACACGTGCAGGGAGGACGGATCAATCGGGAGCTACTTCGTCAGCGGCTGGCAATGGTACAAAGCTCCAGCCCTTCGTACCCGCTCATGGCTTCGCTTGATTTGGCAAGGCGGCATATTGCGGTTCATGGGGCGAATGCTTTTACGGAAGGCTTGGCGGCAGCAGATACTTTTAGAAAAGCTCTGAAGCAGCTTCCACGCTTTCGTCTCGTAGAGCCTATTCAGCAAGCGCCTCAGGGGAATGAAGCCCAAGGGGGCATTACAGAGCGCTTGGAGAGGGATGGGGAGAACGCGGGCGGATATTCGACCCATGACCCTTTTAAAATGGTGCTGTACGATGCATTTGGTGTACTGGATGGCTTTGGCTTAAAGCATGGGTTGGAAGCGTATGGCTGTATTCCGGAGATGAGTGACGAAAAACATGTTGTTTTATTGTTTACGTTAGGCTCCACGATTAAAGATGCTAATCACCTGTTGCAGGCTCTTGTGCATATAAATGATGATATACGGTTTAAGGAGACGGCTGGTGGGCCGGGTTCTATGCAGAAGGAGCAACGCGGACCAGATTTAGATTTTTCCACGTGGAACAATGATGGTGCGATGGTTTATTCTAGTCCGGTGCAGTTTGGGCTTCAACCGGTTAAACCGGATCAGATGGAGGTAGTAGCTGTTGAGGACTCTGCGGGCAGGGTGGCTGCGGAAATGATTATCCCGTATCCTCCAGGTATTCCACTGTTATACGCAGGAGAAACAATCACGGAATCAATAGCTAAACGAATGAGACGTCTCCGTGAGCTGGGAGCCAAATGGCAAGGGGCAGCAGATGATAGGTTGTTTACAATTCGGGTATTCCGTTTAAAATAA
- a CDS encoding HD-GYP domain-containing protein yields MTTVPVSELKAGLRLQSDVFTEMGSLLLPKGRILLPRDLEILQAFLIQQVEVGPDGSTKAGEDHATARVGAPEAQSPSLEERDESVLFQEEYDKMVMLVKNAFQSVLVSNLSIYELRGQLEALLVYIQRYNVMTFTPRVMIEVDYIFHNAVLTSLTSYSIAQWIGLPQKDWMQVAFAGLLHDIGNAKMDPAILYKPSKLTWEEQEEIRQHTSLGYQLLKNVKAINEGVRLAALQHHEKVDGTGYPLRLKGEQIHIYAKIVGVADVFHAMTLEKTYRPAQSPYLVLEQIKSESFGKLDPGVVQVFIQKLTQFNNGTKVRLNDNRTGEIIFADRDHPTRPLVQVNGEIINLMVQRELYIECIVT; encoded by the coding sequence ATGACAACAGTACCCGTATCCGAATTAAAAGCAGGACTTAGATTGCAAAGCGACGTATTTACTGAAATGGGCAGCTTGCTGCTCCCGAAGGGCCGTATTTTGCTACCGCGTGATTTGGAGATTTTACAAGCATTCCTGATCCAGCAAGTAGAAGTAGGGCCTGATGGTTCGACAAAAGCTGGTGAAGATCATGCTACTGCTCGAGTTGGGGCTCCTGAAGCGCAATCCCCTTCGTTAGAGGAGCGGGATGAGTCCGTTTTATTCCAGGAAGAGTACGACAAAATGGTGATGCTCGTGAAAAATGCATTCCAATCGGTACTCGTATCTAATCTATCTATATATGAGTTGCGGGGGCAGTTGGAAGCCTTACTGGTATACATCCAGCGCTATAATGTAATGACGTTTACTCCGCGTGTCATGATTGAAGTTGATTATATTTTTCATAATGCGGTACTAACCTCTCTGACTTCGTATTCTATTGCTCAATGGATTGGCTTGCCCCAAAAGGACTGGATGCAGGTTGCTTTTGCCGGATTACTCCATGATATTGGTAATGCTAAAATGGACCCGGCCATTCTGTACAAGCCCTCTAAATTAACGTGGGAGGAGCAGGAAGAAATTCGTCAGCATACTTCATTAGGCTACCAATTACTCAAAAATGTGAAGGCCATTAATGAAGGAGTACGTCTGGCAGCTCTTCAGCATCATGAGAAAGTGGATGGTACCGGATATCCATTGCGACTCAAAGGGGAGCAAATTCATATTTACGCTAAAATCGTTGGAGTGGCTGATGTATTCCATGCCATGACACTGGAGAAGACCTACCGACCAGCACAATCCCCGTATCTGGTACTGGAGCAAATCAAATCAGAATCATTTGGTAAGCTGGACCCGGGTGTTGTACAGGTTTTCATCCAAAAGCTCACTCAATTCAATAACGGAACCAAAGTGCGTCTCAATGATAACCGTACAGGGGAAATTATATTTGCTGATCGAGACCATCCGACTCGTCCGTTGGTGCAGGTAAACGGGGAAATCATTAACTTAATGGTTCAAAGAGAGCTATATATCGAGTGTATTGTTACTTAA
- the recF gene encoding DNA replication/repair protein RecF, which translates to MFVNNIVLQQYRNYEQLELNEFGPVNLLIGQNAQGKTNLVEAIFVLALTKSHRTSRDKELISFGATSTHLAADVDKKYGKIRLDLSLSTQGKKAKINGLEQRKLSDFIGSLNVVMFAPEDLEIVKGTPGVRRRFLDMEIGQVAPGYLYHLQQYQKVLVQRNNLLKQAWGKDMASVQLMLEVWNEQLVEHGVKIVKKRKQFITKLQKWAQAIHEGIAGGTEELKLTYVPSFSEPEEEDEAVLLERFMIKLSQMREQEIRRGMTLAGPHRDDLAFAINGREVHTYGSQGQQRTTALSLKLAEIELIHEEIGEYPVLLLDDVLSELDPYRQTQLIETFQSKVQTFITATGIETLNAERLKDASIYHVHDGHVEH; encoded by the coding sequence GTGTTTGTGAACAATATTGTTTTGCAGCAATACCGGAACTATGAACAGCTGGAGCTGAATGAATTTGGGCCCGTTAATTTGCTGATCGGACAAAATGCGCAGGGCAAAACGAACCTGGTAGAGGCGATTTTTGTTCTGGCTCTGACAAAAAGTCATCGGACGTCGCGCGACAAGGAGTTGATCTCTTTCGGAGCTACCTCCACTCACCTTGCTGCGGATGTGGATAAAAAATACGGAAAAATCAGGCTGGATCTGTCGTTATCCACACAAGGAAAAAAAGCGAAGATCAACGGACTGGAGCAGCGAAAGCTGAGCGATTTTATCGGTTCGCTGAATGTCGTTATGTTTGCACCTGAGGATTTGGAAATCGTCAAGGGAACACCGGGGGTACGTCGCCGGTTTCTTGACATGGAAATTGGACAGGTTGCTCCGGGATATCTGTACCATTTGCAGCAATACCAGAAAGTGCTGGTCCAGCGTAACAACCTGCTCAAACAAGCTTGGGGCAAAGATATGGCTTCCGTACAGCTCATGCTGGAGGTATGGAATGAGCAACTTGTTGAGCACGGTGTTAAAATTGTTAAAAAGCGGAAACAATTTATAACAAAGCTGCAAAAGTGGGCTCAGGCCATTCATGAAGGGATCGCGGGAGGGACTGAGGAGTTAAAATTAACCTATGTTCCCTCCTTCAGCGAGCCGGAGGAAGAAGATGAAGCTGTCTTATTGGAGCGATTTATGATAAAGTTATCCCAAATGAGGGAACAGGAAATCCGCCGTGGTATGACTTTGGCAGGACCCCATCGTGATGATTTGGCCTTTGCCATTAACGGCAGGGAAGTGCATACGTATGGCTCTCAGGGGCAGCAGCGGACGACTGCCCTGTCCTTGAAGCTGGCTGAAATTGAATTAATCCATGAGGAAATTGGTGAATATCCTGTCCTGCTGCTGGATGATGTTCTATCCGAACTGGACCCCTACCGTCAGACCCAACTGATCGAGACCTTCCAGAGCAAGGTACAGACCTTTATTACGGCAACTGGTATTGAGACCTTGAATGCAGAACGGCTCAAGGATGCCAGTATTTATCACGTCCACGACGGGCATGTGGAACACTAA
- the gyrB gene encoding DNA topoisomerase (ATP-hydrolyzing) subunit B — MSMNQPSYDAGEIQVLEGLEAVRKRPGMYIGSTSAKGLHHLVWEVVDNSIDEALAGYCDSIQVVVHEDNSVTVTDNGRGIPVSEHAKMKKSALEVVMTVLHAGGKFGGGGYKVSGGLHGVGVSVVNALSSKMVVHVKRDGHMYEQEYHRGAPQYDVRVIGDTDETGTQTTFYPDDQIFTETTVYDYETLQTRIRELAFLNKGIAISLTDERTGASDTFHYEGGISEYVQFLNQKREALHEQPIYVEGSRDMIQVEVALQYNDSYTENIYSFANNINTHEGGTHESGFKSALTRIINDYARKNGFIKDNTANLTGDDVREGLTAIISVKIPEPQFEGQTKTKLGNSEVRGIVESLFAEKLQEFLEENPSVSRRVVDKSLQAARAREAARKARELTRRKSALEISSLPGKLADCSSKDASISELYIVEGDSAGGSAKQGRDRHFQAILPIRGKILNVEKARLDRILSSDEIRSMVTAMGTGIGDDFDIAKARYHKVIIMTDADVDGAHIRTLLLTFFYRYLRKIIDAGYVYIAQPPLFKVERNKVVRYANSEAERDAIISEFGENAKYNVQRYKGLGEMNATQLWETTMDPESRTMLQVTISDAMLADTMFDTLMGDNVEPRRDFIQEHAKYVKNLDV; from the coding sequence ATGTCTATGAATCAACCGTCTTATGATGCGGGTGAGATTCAGGTCCTGGAGGGCCTGGAGGCGGTTCGGAAACGTCCCGGGATGTATATCGGTTCCACCAGTGCCAAAGGGCTCCATCATCTGGTCTGGGAAGTTGTGGACAACAGCATTGACGAAGCGCTGGCAGGCTATTGTGACAGCATTCAAGTTGTCGTTCACGAAGATAACAGCGTTACCGTTACAGATAACGGACGCGGTATTCCAGTAAGCGAACACGCCAAAATGAAAAAATCTGCGCTGGAAGTCGTTATGACTGTGCTTCACGCAGGTGGTAAATTCGGAGGCGGAGGGTACAAGGTATCCGGCGGTCTGCACGGTGTTGGTGTATCCGTAGTGAACGCCCTCTCCAGCAAAATGGTCGTTCACGTCAAACGGGATGGGCATATGTACGAGCAGGAATACCATCGCGGTGCTCCGCAGTATGATGTCAGAGTCATTGGCGATACGGACGAAACCGGTACCCAAACGACGTTCTACCCGGACGATCAAATTTTTACAGAAACGACCGTATATGACTATGAGACGCTCCAAACGCGGATTCGTGAGTTGGCTTTCCTGAACAAAGGAATTGCGATTAGCTTGACCGATGAACGGACTGGCGCCAGTGATACGTTCCACTACGAGGGCGGAATCAGTGAATACGTGCAATTTTTGAATCAGAAAAGAGAAGCACTTCATGAGCAACCGATCTATGTCGAAGGCTCACGCGATATGATTCAGGTCGAAGTTGCGCTGCAATATAACGACAGCTATACCGAAAATATTTATTCTTTCGCCAACAACATCAACACCCATGAAGGCGGCACCCATGAATCTGGCTTCAAGAGCGCATTGACCCGGATCATTAACGATTATGCACGCAAAAATGGCTTTATCAAGGACAACACCGCCAACTTGACGGGTGACGATGTGCGTGAAGGACTGACAGCGATTATCTCCGTCAAAATCCCGGAACCTCAGTTTGAAGGTCAGACCAAAACGAAGCTGGGTAACAGTGAGGTGCGCGGGATTGTCGAATCCCTGTTCGCAGAGAAACTTCAGGAATTTCTGGAGGAAAATCCGTCTGTCTCCCGTCGCGTTGTTGATAAATCATTACAAGCAGCCCGTGCTCGTGAGGCTGCACGTAAAGCGCGTGAGCTGACTCGTCGTAAAAGTGCGCTGGAAATCAGCTCCCTCCCAGGTAAGCTGGCAGACTGTTCTTCCAAGGATGCGTCGATTAGCGAACTGTACATCGTCGAAGGCGATTCAGCGGGCGGATCGGCCAAGCAAGGCCGTGATCGTCACTTTCAGGCTATTTTGCCGATTCGCGGTAAAATCCTGAACGTCGAGAAGGCACGTTTGGATCGTATTTTGTCCAGTGATGAAATTCGGTCAATGGTAACGGCTATGGGAACGGGGATTGGCGACGATTTCGATATTGCTAAAGCTCGTTATCACAAGGTCATTATTATGACCGATGCGGACGTCGATGGAGCCCATATTCGGACGCTGTTGCTGACATTTTTTTATCGGTACTTGCGTAAAATTATTGACGCCGGCTATGTCTATATTGCTCAGCCGCCGCTGTTTAAGGTAGAGCGCAATAAGGTCGTACGTTATGCAAACTCTGAAGCCGAACGTGATGCTATCATCAGTGAATTCGGAGAAAATGCGAAGTACAACGTACAGCGTTATAAAGGTTTGGGTGAAATGAACGCAACCCAGTTGTGGGAAACGACAATGGACCCAGAGAGCCGTACAATGCTTCAAGTTACCATCAGTGATGCAATGCTGGCTGATACGATGTTCGATACCCTAATGGGCGATAATGTTGAACCGCGTCGCGACTTTATTCAGGAGCACGCCAAGTACGTGAAAAATCTTGATGTTTAA